The DNA window ACCAATCATAAACGCGGTGACCCAATCCAAGCCAAACAGGTAAGCAATGCCCATCGTCACACCTAAACTGAGTACCACATCCAGCATTCCTGCCGGCAACACCCTTTTAGCAATGTCGGCCAGACGTTTGATGGGAAACTCCAGCCCCAGCAGAAAGAACAATAATATAATCCCGACTTCCCCAGCAATATGTAACAATTTATGATCGGACAAGATTCCCCCCAACACAACTCCTACCAAGATAAACACAACGACCCCGGGGATCCTGATTTTCAGGCCAATATACCCCGCTAAAAAAAGTAACAGCAGGATGAGACCCGCCCCCAACAGCACAGGGAATTGCCCTTCCACCGATTATACCTCCTCCCCGCGGCATAAAGCCTTAAAGGAACTGATCTGATCACTCTTTCCTGCCGCCATCAGGGTGTCTCCGGGTTTTAATACTTCATCAACTTCCGGACTGACAATGACCTCATCCCCCCGTACAATGGCCATAATCGATGCACCTGTTTTGGTTCTAATCCGGGCCTCTTTGATGGTTTGATTGGCCACCGGAGATTGGGGCGCCAGTTCTACCCATTCCATCACCAGCTTATTTTTAAACATTTTCATCGTATCCGCATCAATAGGCTGATAGGTAGCACCCAAAAACTGGGCCCCCAGTTCCCGTGTCTCATTCGCTGTCAATTCAAGACTGTAATCAGCCTCATCTCCGTCAGGATCCTCAAAAAAATACAGTTCCCGTTTACCGGAATGATGAATAATCAGCACCAGCATCTTACCTTCAGCTGTCAGAAACGAAAGCTTCTTCCCGATTCCGGGCAAATCAGCCATTTTTACCTGCATACGCCTCATCCTCCACATCGCTGTTTATATGTCGATCTTATCATTTGCCACCTGTTGAGGCAAAAGGCTTTGGCCTTTTTGGTCTTGAATCATTTAAAAAAGTGCAGCTTCCCATGGAGGTGAAAACTGCACTTTACCGTTACGATGAACATCTTGTCAGCATTGATATTCACAAAAATAACAAATGGCGTACATTCCTCACTATAAATACTGCAGCAACGCTGTGGCAATGGAGAAGTAAATTAACAGCGCGATGATATCGTTCAGGGTAGTAATGAACGGGCCGGAAGCAACGGCCGGGTCAATGCGCAATTTGTTAATGATCAAGGGAATAATGGCTCCGATAACAGTAGCAACACTTAAGGCAGCCAACAGGGAAGACGCTACAATCACCCCTAAGACCAAATCGCCGTCATAAATGACAGGGACTGTTAAAACCAACACCAGGGAACAGATGAGTCCCAGCATGACACCAGTGCCCAGCTCCCGTTTTAACAATTTGCCCACGCCAACCCGGTCAAGGGTCCCCAAGGCCAGACTGCGCACAACAACTGCTAAAGTTTGAGTACCAGTATTCCCAGCAGAGCCCATTATTAAGGGAATAAACACAGCAAGCCGTGCCACAGCCTCTAGTGTCTCTTCAAATTGACCTATCACCCCGGCTGAAATCAGACCCAGAAAAGCCAGCATTAAGATCCAGGGTGCCCGCTTCTTGGCTGCATCGAACGAGGACAGTTGCAGATCTACCGCCCCTCTTGCTGCCGAGATCTCCCCTATATCTTCAGTCACCTCTTCTTCCACAACATCCATGACGTCATCCACGGTGACAATGCCGACCAGCTTGCCCTGCTTGCTGATGACCGGAACCGCTAAAAAGTCATATTTTTTAATCACGTCGGCCACTTCTTCCTGGTCATCCAGAACCGACACGGAGACGACACGGGTACTCATGATTTCCTCTACCAGCTGGTCATCCCGGGCCACAATCAAATCGCGCAAGGACACAACACCGACCAGTTTGCGCTGTTCATTTACCACATACAAGTAATAGATCGTTTCTGCATCAGGCGCCTGTTCTTTTAAGCGCTGGAGGACATGACTTACTTTATCCTTGGTAGCCAGGGCAATAAATTCCGTAGTCATAATCGCCCCGGCTGTTTCATCCGGATAAGCAAGCAGGTTTTTAATGTCCTGGGCATCTTTTTGCCCCATGTTGTTCAGGTACGTTTCAGCCATAATGTCAGGCAGTTCGCCTAAAAAATCAGCCAAATCATCGGCCGACATACTGTTAAACATAGCAATAGCAAAAGTTTGGTCCAGCTCCGTAATGTATTCTTTTTGCTGCTCCAGCTCAAGACCTTGGAAAATATCGGCAAATTCAGCTGGAGATAAACATTCGTACACACGCTGCCGCTGGCTTTGATCAAATGAAACAAATAATTCGACTTGGTCAGTCGGATGGAGTTCCAAAAACAGGTTGCGGAACGCCTTTATATTTTCTGCTTTTAAAGCGTTGATTACAGAACGGGTGTATTCTTCTTTATTTTTTTCATCCAGTTTAACCATTGAGACAACCTCCTTGTTCAGGAGTCCATCTCACCGCAAGACGTGATGAAAATGGACTGCCTGGTTTTAGAGTGAACCAAGGTATGCCTGAATATGACAAAAGGAGTACACTTTGAACCATAAAAAGTCTTACACCTGTAACTCCTCGAATCGCTATCCATTTTCATCACCCCTTTCAGACCACACTAAAAAGCACCTTCAACGAATGAAGGTGCTATCAATTGCAAATAAGGCAAGTTGAAGCAGGAGATTTAAGCAAAGTAAGATTTATCGCTTAAATCCCTGGTCCCTTCATTCGTTGAGCTTTGGCACTGTACGGCATAGGAGCCGGGCTCCAGCTACATTAGAAACGACCTTATGTCGATCGTTCCTGTTGACCCATTGGCGTCTTTGGACATTTCTGGGCAGTAGCGTGTCTCCGTACAGGAGCCTCACCTAACGAAGGCGTATGCTGCTGTCTTTAGATACCATACATGAATTAACAGGCCGTGTCAATGGGTTTGTTAAGGCTGCCCTTTCTGCTGGTCATGAATCTCATCACACTTTCCATACAGCACTCTTTGGTTAACTTGAAGGAAAGATCACTAAGATTCTTGTTCTAACGAAGGCGTATGCTCCTTAGCTTGCTCAGTTTCTGCCTGATGGGCTAGAGAGGCATACGAGTAGGTCAGGAAAAAGAGGCCCATGACGATATAGCCGATGGCAAATTGCAGATCTGAGTTAAAGCCTAACTCTGGGGCATGCATCAGCCCGGCAAAGGAGAACAGGGCGCCAATAAAGGCAAAAACAGCCCCTTTTAACAGTTGACGGTCAATGATCCACACCGTAATCGCCCCCAAGATAATACCGGTAAACATGGCCCCTTGACCCAAAGGCACGATGCCGGTGGAAACACCTTCCACCACTTCGCCAGCCTGATTATTAAATCGGGTCATGACGTAGTTGGCCAAATAAGGTAACATTGCAATGGCCACAGCGGGATAATATTTTGCTTCATTGGCTTTAAACGCCGTGCCGATCATGGACAAACCGACAAAGACCAAAAGCGGCGCCACTACGGCGACAGGAATAATCGCCGACAAAGCGGCAATCAAGCCAAACGAGGCTGCCACAGCAAAAACAAGTGCATTTAACAGGCTGTATCCTCTTCCCGCTCCCATCCATTTGGAACCGACAGAAGCAATGTAGACGGTGGTGGGAAACGGACCGCCAAATAAGGCGCCAGCCATTGTCCCTATCCCGTCAACAGCCTGGCACTCGCGCACATCATACTTATCTCCATTGGCCGCCATGGCGTCCACGTTGTTCATGGTTTCGATGGCGTTATAAATCGTAATAGGCAAAATCACGGCAAACAAGGCCACCAGCGCCGTAAACAGATAAGCCAACCCCTCAAAAGCCGCTAATGTGGGCAACAGTGGATAAAAGCCAATATTAGACAAGCCCTCTCCGATTTTCTCTGCACTGACGCCCCCTGAAAAATAAGCCACAGCGGTTCCTGCTAACACCGCAAACAGAGAGGCCGGGATTTTGAACGGCATTGGCACTCTGCCCACAAGGCCCAGTAAAATAATAGCCAACACTAAAAGGCCCACCACTGGCATTTCAAAACTGCGGAACAGCATTTCACCGGCAATAAAGGTTAAGGCCACCCCTGCCAAAGCGCCTAATATAGCAGGTCTGGGTAAGTGCTGATGCACCCATTTGCCAATTAAACTGAACAAAACCTCGATCAAGCCACTGATGAAACAGGCTGCCACTGTTATTTTCCAGGCTAAGTGCGGATCACCAGTCACTGTTTTAGCCGGAAGCAACACCCCAAATAGAAAGACAAACATAACCGGTGTGCTAATCCCGTAAGACAGAGCAGTCACATCGCTACGTCCTTCTTTAACAGCCAAACGTTTAGCCAGATGGGCATAATACAGATTGCCAATGATCACTGCCACGGCAGCACCGGGAATCACTTGTCCAAAGACCAGACTGGCTGGAAAACCCATGCCCAGCATGGTGACTGCAATCACCACAAAATTGGCCAGGTTATTTTGAAACAGCGCAAAAAACGCGTCAGTATCCTCTTTTTTGCACCCAGCTCAATACCAGTGGTTAGAGCAACAGCAATGCCCGATGACTCCACGGTCACGATTTTGGTAACAGGACGTCCTTGACTAAAAGCTGCTGCAAAGGTTCGTCCAATGTCGACCATCAGTTGTGGATCCAATTGGTGGTTCAAAAACGAATCCACTTTTAGCACCTGATCGGACAAAGCAAGCCCTTCCTGACGAATTTTTTCCTTTAATCTTTCCATCAACGCTCCCTCCATAAGAAAAGCTACTATAGAGCCTGTTCGCAAACACATTCGATCAATAAAAAACCCGGCACAATGTCTTCCTACAAGTGAAAGACATCGCACCGGGTCCATAATTGAAGCAGCGGAGAATTAGCCCTCTCAAAAAGGCACGACAAATATAACCTCTCCCCTAACCCTGTTAGCAAAAAATAAAAGCCCTCTCAAAAAGGCAGAGCAAACAAAGTGTACAGGATCTGGGACAGGTATCAGGTGTACCCTTGTGATGCGTTTCACTCGTAGTCGGCCCATTTACGGTGGGCCGGTAGAGACTCCCGAGCCATATTCCCAGGATTATACGAGCGTGGTATGTGGTTTAAGTCCCATTATAATGCTTTGAACCAAAATTGCAACTGTCTTTTCCTTCCCATTGTTCGTAAAAGGATGTTAACGAATTTGTAGATGCTAGATGAATAAGCTCTCTGATTGCAAGCTGAGTCCCACGTGCAGGTAAATAAACGGCAAAAAACTCCCGCTCTATGGGTAGTTCAGCCAAAATTTTGATCTGATTGGCTTGTACAGCACGCCGGGCGGCAATATCGGAGACAATGGAGTACCCCAAACCAGCTGCCACCATAGAAATGACCGACTCAGTATGTTCCACCTTGGCCACACATTTTAAATCCCTGACAGAATATCCCCACTGATTCAACCCTTTTTCTGCGGCTCTCCATGTTCCTGAATGTTCACTTCTAAAGATGAATGGCTGATCTTTAATATCTTCAAAACCGACAATGTTTTCTGTATGTTGTGATCCAATAATGACCAGGTTATCCTTGGCAATCAGTTGAGATTCAAGTGTCTTCTCAAGAGGGGAGATACCCACAAAGCCAATATCGATTTGCTCAGTGGCCACCAGCTCCACTACCCGTTCAGACTCATGGATAGCCACTTGTACTTCCACCTGGGGGTAACAGTCCCAAAACTTTTGCAAAATAGAGGGGATTAAATAGGTACCTGGGATGCTGCTGGCTCCAATTTTAATCAATCCCTGCACATCCCCACGCAGGGAAGCGCATTGTTCAACTACTTTTTGCCAGTTTTCAAGCAGAGCCGGACCATAGCGCAACAAAATGCGCCCCCCTTCAGTTGGCTCCAGTGTATCCCGGTGCAAAAGGGGAACACCCAGCTCCTTCTCCAGGGTTTTAATTTGCTTGCTGACAGCCGGCTGGCTCATATTCAATATTTGAGCCACCGTTGAAAAATTTCTGTGTTCGACCGCCATAATAAATGTTCTGATCCGTTTTAAGTTCATATTTCCTCACCATAACTTTTTGTTATGAGCATTATAATTGTTTGTTATTGATTAATAAGGTTAAAATAGTGATGTAATTCCGTTTGGTTATAGGATTTAAGACAAGCTTTATCTCCAGTATAGCCAAACGGAACAAAACATGAAACACAGGAGGTTGAAAAGGATGCCAGTGGAAAGATTAGTCGGCAAACCGGCACCCCGGTTTGAAATGGATGCTGTCATGCCCAACAAAGAATTTGGAAAGGTCAGCTTGGAAGAAATCATGAAGCAAGGCAAGTGGACTGTCCTTTTCTTCTACCCCATGGATTTCACTTTTGTTTGCCCCACTGAGATTATTGCTCTCAGTGACCGCTATGACGAATTTGCAGATTTGGATGCGGAAGTGATCGGTGTTTCCACCGACACCATCCATACTCACAAGGCTTGGATTAACACTCCCCGTGACCTAAACGGATTGGGTGAACTTAACTATCCCCTTGCTGCTGATACCAACCATCAAGTTTCCAAAGAATATGGAGTGTTAATCGAAGAGCAAGGGATCGCTCTAAGGGGACTGTTCATCATTAATCCAGAGGGCGAATTAATGTACTCTGTTGTACATCATAACAACATCGGACGCGATGTGGACGAAGTACTCCGTGTCCTGCAAGCTTTGCAAACTGGGGGTTTATGTCCGGCTAACTGGAAACCTGGGCAAGAAACACTGAAGGTTTAGGATCAATGGGAGAGACGGCTAGTCAAGCCTTCTCTTCTTTTTATCCTTCCAAAGGAAAGAAGGGCTAACCATGAAACTACGCACCCCCATGCCTGAGCTGGATGGGGCCACCGAATGGCTGAACGGAAAGGTAAGCCGGGAGGACCTCATCGGGGAAAAACCAACTTTGATCCACTTCTGGTCTGTCAGTTGTCAATTGTGCAAAGAGGCAATGCCCCAGGTGAATCAGTTCCGGGATGAGTACAAGGA is part of the Caldalkalibacillus uzonensis genome and encodes:
- a CDS encoding peroxiredoxin, whose amino-acid sequence is MPVERLVGKPAPRFEMDAVMPNKEFGKVSLEEIMKQGKWTVLFFYPMDFTFVCPTEIIALSDRYDEFADLDAEVIGVSTDTIHTHKAWINTPRDLNGLGELNYPLAADTNHQVSKEYGVLIEEQGIALRGLFIINPEGELMYSVVHHNNIGRDVDEVLRVLQALQTGGLCPANWKPGQETLKV
- the mgtE gene encoding magnesium transporter, encoding MVKLDEKNKEEYTRSVINALKAENIKAFRNLFLELHPTDQVELFVSFDQSQRQRVYECLSPAEFADIFQGLELEQQKEYITELDQTFAIAMFNSMSADDLADFLGELPDIMAETYLNNMGQKDAQDIKNLLAYPDETAGAIMTTEFIALATKDKVSHVLQRLKEQAPDAETIYYLYVVNEQRKLVGVVSLRDLIVARDDQLVEEIMSTRVVSVSVLDDQEEVADVIKKYDFLAVPVISKQGKLVGIVTVDDVMDVVEEEVTEDIGEISAARGAVDLQLSSFDAAKKRAPWILMLAFLGLISAGVIGQFEETLEAVARLAVFIPLIMGSAGNTGTQTLAVVVRSLALGTLDRVGVGKLLKRELGTGVMLGLICSLVLVLTVPVIYDGDLVLGVIVASSLLAALSVATVIGAIIPLIINKLRIDPAVASGPFITTLNDIIALLIYFSIATALLQYL
- a CDS encoding cation:proton antiporter regulatory subunit, whose translation is MQVKMADLPGIGKKLSFLTAEGKMLVLIIHHSGKRELYFFEDPDGDEADYSLELTANETRELGAQFLGATYQPIDADTMKMFKNKLVMEWVELAPQSPVANQTIKEARIRTKTGASIMAIVRGDEVIVSPEVDEVLKPGDTLMAAGKSDQISSFKALCRGEEV
- a CDS encoding NCS2 family permease, which produces MIAVTMLGMGFPASLVFGQVIPGAAVAVIIGNLYYAHLAKRLAVKEGRSDVTALSYGISTPVMFVFLFGVLLPAKTVTGDPHLAWKITVAACFISGLIEVLFSLIGKWVHQHLPRPAILGALAGVALTFIAGEMLFRSFEMPVVGLLVLAIILLGLVGRVPMPFKIPASLFAVLAGTAVAYFSGGVSAEKIGEGLSNIGFYPLLPTLAAFEGLAYLFTALVALFAVILPITIYNAIETMNNVDAMAANGDKYDVRECQAVDGIGTMAGALFGGPFPTTVYIASVGSKWMGAGRGYSLLNALVFAVAASFGLIAALSAIIPVAVVAPLLVFVGLSMIGTAFKANEAKYYPAVAIAMLPYLANYVMTRFNNQAGEVVEGVSTGIVPLGQGAMFTGIILGAITVWIIDRQLLKGAVFAFIGALFSFAGLMHAPELGFNSDLQFAIGYIVMGLFFLTYSYASLAHQAETEQAKEHTPSLEQES
- a CDS encoding selenium metabolism-associated LysR family transcriptional regulator, which produces MNLKRIRTFIMAVEHRNFSTVAQILNMSQPAVSKQIKTLEKELGVPLLHRDTLEPTEGGRILLRYGPALLENWQKVVEQCASLRGDVQGLIKIGASSIPGTYLIPSILQKFWDCYPQVEVQVAIHESERVVELVATEQIDIGFVGISPLEKTLESQLIAKDNLVIIGSQHTENIVGFEDIKDQPFIFRSEHSGTWRAAEKGLNQWGYSVRDLKCVAKVEHTESVISMVAAGLGYSIVSDIAARRAVQANQIKILAELPIEREFFAVYLPARGTQLAIRELIHLASTNSLTSFYEQWEGKDSCNFGSKHYNGT